The Kineothrix sp. MB12-C1 genome includes a window with the following:
- a CDS encoding PH domain-containing protein, translating to MEPKPEKSRYKICSEEKGSVIIMEYVERKRLLFFGLPWTFTKYTIGEEYIVVNTGLFKTYENDCYMYKIQDVELQVSLWERILGLGTVVCHTGDTTHPTLQLIHIKRAKEIKDYILRNSEEERRKRRTLNTLDIGSGTYGSADLDI from the coding sequence ATGGAGCCAAAGCCAGAGAAATCGAGATATAAAATTTGTAGTGAAGAGAAAGGTTCGGTCATTATTATGGAATATGTAGAAAGAAAAAGATTATTATTTTTTGGACTTCCATGGACGTTTACAAAATATACGATTGGAGAAGAATATATTGTAGTGAATACCGGTCTTTTTAAAACCTATGAGAATGATTGCTACATGTATAAGATACAGGATGTAGAACTTCAGGTTTCTTTATGGGAGCGGATACTCGGCCTTGGAACGGTAGTATGCCATACCGGAGATACGACCCATCCTACGTTACAGTTAATACATATTAAACGGGCGAAAGAGATTAAGGACTATATTTTACGCAATTCGGAGGAAGAAAGAAGGAAAAGAAGAACCCTTAACACCCTCGATATAGGATCCGGAACGTACGGCAGTGCAGACTTAGATATTTAA
- a CDS encoding putative ABC transporter permease: MHLMKKLIHNFIHCGILGWCLEITFTALSSFRRREFTLTGNTSIWMFPIYGMAAFLAPIYRLIKKQHFLIRGIIYALLIFAGEFATGSFLMRKDLCPWNYHRSKWNIQKVVRLDYLPCWVFAGLLFERLIRENED, from the coding sequence ATGCATCTTATGAAAAAACTAATTCACAACTTCATTCATTGCGGCATCCTTGGCTGGTGCCTGGAAATTACATTTACCGCGCTAAGCTCCTTTAGACGCAGAGAATTTACTCTAACGGGGAATACTTCCATATGGATGTTCCCCATATATGGCATGGCCGCATTTCTGGCTCCCATATATAGACTCATAAAAAAACAGCATTTCCTTATCCGGGGGATTATTTATGCCCTTCTTATCTTCGCGGGCGAATTTGCCACCGGCTCCTTTCTAATGCGAAAGGACTTATGCCCTTGGAATTATCATCGTTCCAAATGGAACATACAAAAGGTGGTAAGGCTCGATTACCTTCCATGCTGGGTTTTCGCCGGCCTTCTCTTCGAGCGGCTCATAAGAGAAAATGAAGACTAA
- a CDS encoding DUF5050 domain-containing protein, which produces MNIRNRNVIIIMVIFLIFIGGSTIALLSQRVKMNSGNVTGNTAGNLNNGGLFCELNGVVYFSNPYDGGRLYSMNADETEIKRLSSGKASSINADENYLYYYMDSSQSGVGLGYMQGFHGIYRSKHNGNDSECLKRNYAITIQLSGNYLYYQNFDNNNTNGTELYKLKIDKSEDMRIADYNINPASCIDGLIYFNGTKNDHHLYTLNTADDSISLLWEGNLWNPVYENGYIYYMDVSNNYRLCRYSLSEGTSEVLTEDRIDFFNVYGNYIYYQKSSQTEPSLKRMLTDGSNVEIIAEGVYKNINITSNYVYFSSFESDIPMYRTPTTGAILVSTFDSAMRAAVEENK; this is translated from the coding sequence ATGAATATAAGGAATAGAAATGTCATTATTATTATGGTGATCTTCTTAATTTTTATCGGCGGAAGCACCATCGCTTTACTATCACAGCGAGTAAAAATGAACAGCGGAAATGTAACAGGAAATACTGCCGGTAATTTAAACAACGGCGGTCTCTTCTGTGAATTGAACGGTGTTGTATATTTTTCTAATCCCTATGACGGCGGCCGTCTGTATTCCATGAATGCAGACGAAACGGAAATAAAGCGGCTTAGTTCCGGTAAGGCATCCTCTATTAACGCGGACGAAAACTATCTCTATTATTATATGGACAGTTCCCAAAGCGGCGTTGGTCTTGGCTACATGCAGGGATTTCACGGTATCTACCGCAGCAAGCATAATGGTAACGACTCCGAATGCCTGAAAAGAAATTATGCAATTACGATACAATTAAGCGGAAATTATCTGTATTATCAAAACTTCGATAATAATAATACGAATGGAACAGAACTTTATAAACTAAAGATAGACAAGTCAGAAGATATGAGAATTGCAGATTATAATATCAACCCCGCGAGCTGTATCGATGGTCTGATTTATTTTAACGGCACGAAGAACGACCATCATCTATATACCCTCAACACCGCCGATGATTCCATTTCCCTTTTATGGGAGGGAAATCTATGGAATCCGGTTTATGAGAACGGCTACATATACTACATGGATGTATCGAATAACTACCGTCTCTGCCGTTATTCTTTGTCAGAAGGTACTTCAGAGGTCCTAACCGAGGATCGCATCGATTTCTTCAACGTATATGGCAACTATATCTACTACCAGAAAAGCTCCCAAACGGAGCCTTCCTTAAAACGAATGCTTACGGATGGAAGCAATGTGGAAATAATCGCTGAGGGCGTATATAAGAACATTAATATCACCTCGAATTATGTATACTTTTCTTCTTTCGAGTCCGATATTCCTATGTATCGTACGCCGACTACGGGTGCGATTCTCGTCTCCACCTTCGACAGTGCTATGCGCGCTGCCGTTGAAGAGAACAAATAA
- the folE gene encoding GTP cyclohydrolase I FolE has protein sequence MVNREKIEQGVKLILEGIGEDVTREGLIETPDRIVRMYEEIFGGMAENADAHLTRTFTAENNEMVLEKDIVFYSTCEHHMMPFYGKVHVAYIPDGKVVGISKLARTVEVYARRLQIQEQMTAQIADAIMNHLQPKGVMVMIEAEHMCMTMRGVKKPGSQTVTFVTKGIFEENEKLQDKFFHLVK, from the coding sequence ATGGTAAATCGAGAGAAAATTGAGCAGGGTGTCAAGCTGATTCTGGAAGGAATTGGTGAGGATGTGACACGCGAGGGTTTGATAGAGACTCCGGATAGAATTGTAAGAATGTATGAGGAAATCTTCGGTGGCATGGCAGAGAATGCGGATGCACATTTGACAAGAACTTTTACGGCAGAGAATAACGAAATGGTTCTGGAGAAAGATATCGTTTTCTATTCTACTTGCGAGCACCATATGATGCCTTTCTACGGAAAGGTGCATGTTGCTTATATTCCTGATGGAAAGGTAGTCGGTATCTCTAAGCTTGCAAGGACAGTAGAAGTATATGCCAGACGCTTACAAATACAGGAACAGATGACAGCACAGATTGCGGATGCAATTATGAATCATCTGCAGCCGAAGGGTGTTATGGTTATGATTGAGGCGGAGCATATGTGCATGACGATGCGGGGGGTGAAAAAGCCCGGGAGCCAGACTGTTACCTTTGTGACAAAAGGAATCTTTGAGGAAAATGAAAAGCTGCAGGATAAGTTTTTTCATTTGGTAAAGTAG
- the folK gene encoding 2-amino-4-hydroxy-6-hydroxymethyldihydropteridine diphosphokinase, giving the protein MTNPSLDEIRIENLEVYAHHGVYPEETAAGQNFYINAVLHVNTMEAGWTDDLTKSVHYGEVCHFMSSYMKNHTFKLIEAVTEHLAQEVLLAFPLIERIALEVRKPHAPIGLPFESVSVKVIRGWHTAYIAFGSSMGDRQEYIDGAIEAMRKEQKVRVEKVSDIIRTAPYGDAAKEEFLNGALKIKTLFMPMELLSYLHSLEQAAGRTREIRWGDRTLDLDIIFYDDWIVATEELTIPHRDMENRDFVLAPLAQIEPYLIHPVRHITVNELLHKLTKEKTIFSS; this is encoded by the coding sequence ATGACCAACCCATCTTTGGATGAAATCAGGATAGAGAATCTGGAGGTATATGCCCACCACGGAGTGTATCCGGAAGAGACAGCAGCAGGGCAAAACTTCTATATTAATGCAGTGCTGCACGTGAATACCATGGAGGCAGGATGGACGGATGATTTAACAAAATCAGTGCATTATGGGGAAGTCTGCCATTTTATGAGCAGCTATATGAAGAACCATACATTCAAGCTTATCGAAGCGGTGACAGAACATTTGGCACAAGAGGTACTTCTTGCCTTTCCTCTCATAGAACGTATAGCTTTGGAGGTCCGTAAACCACATGCCCCTATAGGGCTGCCTTTTGAGTCGGTATCTGTGAAAGTGATAAGGGGGTGGCACACGGCATATATAGCCTTCGGCTCCAGTATGGGAGACAGACAGGAATATATAGACGGGGCAATAGAAGCGATGAGAAAAGAACAGAAAGTGCGCGTAGAGAAGGTATCGGATATTATTCGCACAGCTCCATATGGGGATGCGGCAAAGGAAGAATTTCTCAATGGTGCGCTAAAGATAAAAACCTTATTTATGCCTATGGAATTACTTTCCTATTTACATTCTCTGGAACAAGCGGCCGGAAGAACCCGTGAGATTCGGTGGGGAGACCGTACCCTGGATCTGGATATCATTTTTTATGACGACTGGATTGTGGCGACGGAAGAACTTACCATACCGCACCGGGATATGGAGAATCGGGACTTTGTGCTTGCACCTCTTGCACAGATAGAACCTTATCTTATTCACCCGGTACGGCATATAACAGTAAATGAACTACTTCATAAATTGACAAAAGAAAAGACGATTTTTTCTTCCTGA
- a CDS encoding HD domain-containing protein, with protein sequence MERFLRVNRIRQHDSYKEYLYLNEEAEKEREFCRHDMAHFLDVARIAQILNLKEGQQVEEELIYASALLHDIGRHMQYADGTPHEKASAMLAPSILKDCGFHEEEITAIIGAIESHRRKESAEVPGLAGLLYRADKQSRACFACKAEAKCDWKADKKNTYITW encoded by the coding sequence ATGGAAAGGTTTCTTAGGGTAAATAGGATACGGCAGCACGATTCTTATAAAGAATACTTGTATTTGAATGAGGAAGCAGAAAAAGAGCGGGAATTTTGTCGTCATGATATGGCACATTTCCTTGATGTAGCAAGAATTGCTCAAATACTGAACTTGAAAGAAGGACAGCAAGTGGAAGAGGAACTCATCTATGCATCAGCGCTTCTCCACGATATTGGCAGGCATATGCAGTACGCGGACGGAACACCTCATGAAAAGGCCAGTGCTATGCTAGCGCCTTCCATACTTAAAGACTGTGGATTTCACGAAGAAGAGATTACTGCTATCATAGGCGCAATTGAAAGTCACAGAAGGAAAGAATCGGCAGAGGTTCCGGGTCTTGCTGGGCTGTTGTATCGTGCCGATAAGCAGAGCAGGGCTTGTTTTGCTTGCAAGGCAGAGGCGAAATGTGATTGGAAAGCGGATAAGAAGAATACTTACATTACATGGTAA
- a CDS encoding bifunctional folylpolyglutamate synthase/dihydrofolate synthase, producing the protein MKYQEAMEYMKDVGQYGSVLGLDNMKELCARLGNPQDELTFIHIAGTNGKGSVLAYLSTIFKTAGYRTGRYISPVIFEYREHIQVNNRPITKVAFCDCLEEIADAIEGIKRDSLPHPTPFEIETAMAFLYFKKVKCDIVILETGLGGLTDATNIISTAAACVFTSISMDHMQYLGGTLEEIAEKKAGIIKNDCYVISVPQEPIVLDVIRKRAEEKNNPFFPVDEEKISRVKYGVEKQRFSYGQYRDLEITLAGKHQISNAALAVEVVERLKKRYPIEEKVLRKGLLHTLWRGRFSVIGKKPLFIVDGAHNEDAAKKLAESIRFYFTNKKIIYIMGVLRDKEYDKIIRETYELAQDIITITPPKNERALHAYDLAKEVQEYHPRVTVADSLEEAVELSYLLSDKNSVIIAFGSLSYLGDLIHIVENRDKIATVQPSTSRGVLCERGSQKTRV; encoded by the coding sequence ATGAAATATCAGGAAGCCATGGAATACATGAAGGATGTGGGGCAATATGGAAGCGTGCTCGGACTCGATAATATGAAAGAGCTCTGCGCACGGTTAGGGAATCCTCAGGATGAACTTACATTTATCCATATTGCAGGCACTAATGGGAAGGGTTCTGTGCTCGCCTATCTTTCCACAATTTTTAAAACCGCCGGATATCGAACAGGGCGATACATATCACCTGTTATTTTTGAGTATAGAGAACATATTCAGGTGAATAACAGACCGATTACGAAGGTTGCTTTCTGTGATTGCCTCGAAGAAATCGCGGATGCGATTGAAGGGATAAAGAGGGATAGTCTGCCTCATCCGACACCCTTTGAAATCGAAACAGCGATGGCTTTTTTATATTTTAAAAAGGTGAAGTGTGATATTGTCATACTGGAAACCGGGCTTGGAGGGCTGACGGATGCGACTAATATCATATCTACAGCAGCCGCATGTGTCTTTACGTCAATCAGTATGGATCACATGCAATACCTTGGCGGTACGCTAGAAGAAATTGCAGAAAAAAAGGCAGGAATTATAAAAAACGACTGTTATGTAATTAGTGTGCCACAAGAACCGATTGTCTTGGATGTGATAAGAAAAAGGGCAGAGGAGAAAAACAATCCCTTTTTCCCGGTGGACGAGGAAAAGATATCCCGTGTAAAGTACGGTGTGGAGAAACAGAGATTTTCTTATGGACAATATAGAGACTTGGAGATTACTCTGGCAGGAAAGCATCAGATTTCTAATGCGGCACTTGCGGTGGAAGTGGTAGAGAGATTAAAAAAACGTTATCCAATAGAAGAAAAGGTGCTGAGGAAAGGGCTGTTGCATACTTTGTGGAGGGGACGTTTTAGTGTCATAGGGAAGAAACCGCTATTTATCGTGGATGGAGCTCATAATGAGGATGCGGCGAAGAAGCTTGCGGAATCTATCCGCTTTTATTTTACAAATAAAAAGATTATCTATATAATGGGGGTTCTAAGAGATAAGGAATATGATAAGATTATTCGGGAAACTTATGAGCTTGCACAGGATATCATTACAATAACGCCTCCGAAGAATGAAAGGGCTTTACACGCCTATGATTTGGCGAAGGAGGTACAAGAATACCATCCGCGGGTGACGGTGGCGGATAGTTTGGAGGAAGCGGTTGAACTTAGTTACTTGCTTTCGGATAAGAATAGCGTTATTATTGCTTTCGGCTCGTTATCGTACCTGGGAGACTTGATTCATATTGTAGAAAACAGAGATAAAATCGCAACAGTTCAGCCATCAACATCGCGAGGTGTTCTTTGTGAGCGAGGATCACAGAAAACCCGAGTTTAG
- the folP gene encoding dihydropteroate synthase, with product MKIGSQNFEINKHTYVMGILNVTPDSFSDGGKFNRIDHALRRVEEMIAEGASIIDVGGESTRPGYTMLSEEEEIQRVIPVIEAIKDRFDIPVSLDTYKSKVAAAGIDAGADLINDIWGLKYDKGMASLIAKSGLPCCLMHNRETADYSNYMQDVAADLAETIHIAAKAGIADEKIILDPGVGFGKTYENNLEIIRCLEELKIFNYPLLLGASRKSVVGLTLGLPADQRVEGTLVTTVFAVMKGCSFVRVHDIKENVRAIRMAEAILSQ from the coding sequence ATGAAAATAGGAAGTCAAAATTTCGAGATAAATAAGCATACCTATGTCATGGGAATCCTGAATGTAACGCCGGATTCCTTTTCTGATGGAGGAAAATTCAACCGGATTGACCATGCGCTTCGCCGTGTGGAAGAGATGATTGCAGAGGGAGCGTCTATTATAGATGTAGGCGGTGAATCCACAAGACCCGGCTATACTATGCTTTCTGAGGAAGAAGAAATACAGAGGGTGATTCCTGTAATAGAAGCGATAAAAGACCGTTTTGATATTCCGGTTTCTTTGGATACTTATAAAAGCAAGGTGGCTGCTGCGGGGATTGATGCAGGAGCAGATTTAATCAATGATATCTGGGGACTGAAATACGATAAGGGTATGGCCTCCTTGATTGCCAAAAGCGGATTGCCTTGCTGTCTGATGCATAACAGAGAGACGGCTGATTACAGTAACTATATGCAGGATGTGGCTGCTGATCTTGCAGAGACGATTCATATCGCAGCGAAGGCAGGGATTGCAGATGAGAAGATTATTCTGGATCCAGGCGTAGGGTTCGGCAAGACTTATGAGAATAATTTGGAGATTATCCGTTGTCTGGAAGAACTGAAAATTTTCAATTATCCCCTCCTCCTCGGTGCCAGCAGAAAGTCTGTAGTGGGGCTCACCTTGGGACTGCCTGCGGACCAGAGAGTAGAGGGAACCCTTGTGACCACTGTTTTTGCTGTTATGAAAGGATGTTCCTTTGTAAGAGTGCATGATATTAAGGAAAATGTAAGAGCTATCCGCATGGCAGAGGCCATACTTTCCCAATAA
- the pheA gene encoding prephenate dehydratase: MDLMELREQIDDIDKQIVELYERRMDISKRVAEYKIENGKKVFDKEREKQKLQSVKSMTHNEFNRYGIEELFEQIMAMSRKLQYQMLTEKGSLGRLPFIGVDSLEKKDARIVFPGAEGAYTQEAMRQYFGKDVNNFHVETFRDAMIAIDEGSADYAVLPIENSTAGIVSEIYDMLVEFENYIVGEQIIKIEHCLMAAPGTEIEDIKTIYSHPQSLMQSAKYLQEHVSWKQISMNNNAFAAKKVAEDNDKTQAAIASAYAAEAYGLEILERGVNHSNSNSTRFIIVANQKIFLQNAKKVSICFEVPHESGSLYQMLSHFIYNNLNMNKIESRPIVGRNWEYRFFIDFDGNLADSAVKNALRGLRDEARNMKVLGNY, translated from the coding sequence ATGGATTTAATGGAATTAAGAGAGCAGATAGACGATATCGACAAACAAATAGTGGAACTCTACGAGCGGAGAATGGATATATCGAAGCGGGTAGCGGAGTATAAGATAGAAAATGGAAAAAAGGTATTCGACAAAGAACGGGAAAAGCAGAAGCTTCAGAGTGTGAAATCTATGACCCATAATGAATTCAATCGTTATGGTATTGAAGAACTATTCGAACAGATTATGGCCATGAGCCGTAAGCTGCAATATCAGATGCTGACTGAGAAAGGGAGCTTGGGAAGGCTGCCTTTTATTGGAGTGGACAGTCTGGAAAAAAAGGATGCGCGCATAGTATTTCCCGGAGCTGAAGGTGCCTATACACAGGAAGCGATGCGGCAATATTTCGGTAAGGATGTTAATAACTTCCATGTGGAGACTTTTCGGGATGCGATGATAGCCATTGATGAAGGCAGCGCGGATTATGCGGTACTGCCCATTGAGAACTCCACGGCGGGTATCGTAAGTGAGATTTATGATATGTTGGTAGAGTTCGAGAATTATATTGTAGGTGAGCAGATCATTAAGATCGAACATTGTCTGATGGCAGCTCCGGGAACGGAAATTGAAGATATCAAGACGATATATTCTCATCCCCAGTCACTGATGCAAAGTGCGAAATACTTACAGGAGCATGTGTCCTGGAAACAGATTAGTATGAATAATAATGCATTCGCAGCTAAGAAGGTGGCAGAGGATAACGATAAGACACAGGCAGCCATTGCCAGCGCTTATGCGGCAGAGGCTTACGGACTCGAGATTCTGGAGCGGGGGGTGAACCACTCCAACAGCAATTCTACGCGATTTATTATTGTTGCTAATCAGAAAATATTTTTACAGAATGCGAAAAAAGTCAGTATTTGTTTTGAAGTCCCTCATGAGAGTGGCTCCCTTTACCAGATGCTATCGCATTTTATTTATAACAATCTCAATATGAATAAGATAGAAAGCCGTCCGATTGTAGGCAGGAATTGGGAGTACCGTTTTTTCATTGACTTTGATGGGAACCTGGCAGACAGTGCGGTGAAGAACGCGCTGCGAGGCCTTAGAGATGAAGCTAGGAACATGAAGGTATTAGGGAACTATTGA
- a CDS encoding MATE family efflux transporter: protein MELDMTKGSPLKLIGKFIIPVILGNIFQQLYNMADTIIVGRFLGVKALAAVGATGTIMFLILGFMMGITTGFTVLTAQRFGAGDIEGVKKSVGNGAMLAIVITAILTVVSVWGMDMILSIMNTPDDIFVMSKQYIVIICLGMPCTIFYNLLASYLRAVGNSKSPLYFLIIAAVLNIVLDLFLILVIPMGVAGAAAATVISQGVAGVCCLIYIIKKVPLLCIRKEHWKLDYHCCMNQLSIGIPMAFQFSITAVGTMLIQAALNMFGSTVVAAYTAAGKVEQIVTQPLAAMGITMATYCAQNRGVNDIGRIRKGVRIANVMNAIYSVAVFAIVINILPHAIRLFVSGDITQVLEYAETYIKICGIFFTPLGMIFIFRNVLQGCGFSFMPMMGGVVELACRVVAAFIAVHYYSYVGVCLGNASAWLITGTFLGVAYLFVMRKLTRRLGEEETAAA from the coding sequence ATGGAATTAGATATGACAAAGGGGAGCCCGTTGAAATTAATCGGAAAATTTATTATTCCTGTTATTTTGGGGAATATTTTTCAACAGCTATATAATATGGCCGACACGATTATCGTTGGCCGTTTTCTAGGCGTAAAGGCGCTCGCGGCAGTAGGTGCCACAGGGACAATTATGTTTCTGATTTTAGGATTTATGATGGGAATCACAACAGGATTTACCGTATTGACGGCACAAAGATTCGGTGCAGGGGATATAGAAGGAGTTAAGAAGAGTGTAGGGAATGGTGCAATGTTAGCTATTGTTATTACTGCGATATTGACCGTTGTGAGTGTTTGGGGAATGGATATGATTCTATCCATTATGAATACACCGGATGATATTTTCGTAATGTCGAAGCAATATATCGTTATTATCTGCCTTGGAATGCCGTGTACTATTTTCTATAATTTGCTGGCAAGCTATCTTCGTGCGGTAGGAAATAGTAAGTCACCGCTTTATTTTCTTATTATAGCGGCTGTACTTAATATAGTTTTGGATTTGTTCCTCATTCTCGTCATACCGATGGGAGTGGCAGGGGCTGCGGCTGCGACTGTTATTTCCCAAGGAGTAGCAGGAGTGTGCTGTCTTATTTATATTATCAAGAAGGTGCCTCTGTTATGTATTAGGAAAGAGCATTGGAAATTAGACTATCATTGTTGTATGAATCAATTAAGCATAGGTATTCCCATGGCATTTCAATTCTCAATTACAGCGGTGGGAACTATGTTGATTCAGGCGGCTCTTAATATGTTCGGTTCTACTGTTGTGGCAGCCTATACGGCGGCCGGCAAGGTGGAACAAATCGTAACACAACCTCTGGCGGCCATGGGTATTACAATGGCGACCTATTGTGCACAAAATAGGGGAGTCAATGATATTGGAAGAATTCGAAAAGGAGTCCGGATTGCCAATGTGATGAATGCTATATATTCTGTAGCAGTGTTTGCCATCGTAATAAATATTCTGCCTCATGCGATTCGCTTGTTTGTCAGCGGTGACATTACGCAAGTATTGGAATATGCAGAAACTTATATAAAAATATGCGGAATCTTCTTCACGCCGCTGGGCATGATCTTCATCTTCCGAAATGTACTGCAAGGTTGTGGTTTTTCCTTTATGCCAATGATGGGGGGCGTTGTGGAGCTGGCATGCCGGGTGGTGGCGGCGTTTATTGCTGTCCACTATTATAGTTATGTGGGGGTATGCCTCGGTAATGCCAGTGCTTGGTTGATAACGGGTACTTTTCTGGGAGTTGCTTACCTGTTTGTTATGCGTAAGTTGACGAGAAGGTTGGGTGAGGAAGAGACGGCGGCTGCTTAG
- a CDS encoding ATP-binding protein, whose protein sequence is MRENEFIVYKEFGDETLLYDMAWLMTNYNDEYYNQEDKRSLLFDSMHRLLEIAGNHGFYGNLWHCYLANLLVNNENSYSMACEIKGEVQGTINQVALNDIVIFKEFFDYDFTAMMKALDTDVFSLVLSYDSSERESKVYNARICKRICDLAVRLAKSHSPEEMKSTLTEFYKEYGVGKFGLHKSFRVVRDEDGVHIVPILNIAHVHLDDLVGYEMAKKKLIDNTEAFVGGRKANNCLLFGDAGTGKSSSIKAIANEYYGKGLRIIEVYKHQFQDLHDVIAQVKNRNYKFIIYMDDLSFEEFEIEYKYLKAVIEGGLEKKPENVLIYATSNRRHLIKETFADKEGRRDQLHASDTVQEKLSLVYRFGVTIFFCSPDKKEFQEIVRTLAKRHKIEMPEEELLLEANRWELSHGGLSGRTAQQFVDYLLGKAM, encoded by the coding sequence ATGCGGGAAAATGAATTCATTGTATACAAAGAGTTTGGTGATGAAACGCTTTTATATGATATGGCGTGGTTAATGACCAATTATAATGATGAATATTATAATCAAGAGGACAAACGGTCTTTGCTGTTTGACAGTATGCATCGCCTTTTGGAGATAGCAGGGAACCATGGGTTTTACGGAAACCTCTGGCACTGCTATCTTGCCAATTTACTCGTAAACAACGAGAATAGTTACAGTATGGCTTGTGAGATTAAAGGAGAGGTGCAAGGGACGATTAATCAAGTCGCTCTTAATGATATTGTAATTTTCAAAGAGTTTTTCGATTATGATTTTACAGCGATGATGAAGGCACTCGATACAGATGTGTTTTCTCTTGTGCTCTCCTATGACAGCAGTGAGCGGGAGAGTAAGGTATATAACGCACGTATATGCAAAAGAATTTGCGATCTGGCAGTGAGGCTTGCAAAGAGTCATTCGCCGGAGGAGATGAAAAGTACGCTGACTGAATTCTATAAAGAATACGGCGTTGGAAAGTTCGGTTTACATAAGTCTTTCCGCGTAGTTCGCGATGAGGACGGGGTACATATCGTTCCTATTCTGAATATTGCCCATGTACATTTAGACGACCTGGTCGGATATGAGATGGCCAAGAAGAAACTGATAGATAATACGGAGGCTTTTGTAGGGGGAAGAAAGGCGAATAACTGTCTGTTGTTCGGAGATGCAGGTACCGGGAAATCTTCCAGCATCAAAGCTATTGCTAATGAATATTATGGCAAGGGACTTCGTATTATTGAAGTGTATAAGCATCAGTTTCAGGATCTGCATGATGTGATTGCTCAAGTGAAAAACCGCAATTACAAGTTTATTATCTATATGGATGATCTAAGTTTTGAGGAATTCGAAATTGAATATAAATATTTGAAAGCGGTCATCGAAGGAGGGTTGGAGAAGAAGCCTGAGAATGTACTCATTTACGCAACCTCCAATAGAAGGCACTTGATTAAGGAGACCTTTGCCGATAAAGAAGGGCGCAGGGATCAGCTTCATGCCAGCGATACAGTGCAGGAGAAGCTTTCACTCGTATACCGCTTCGGTGTGACTATTTTCTTCTGTTCTCCGGATAAAAAGGAATTTCAGGAAATTGTCCGCACTTTGGCAAAGCGCCATAAGATCGAGATGCCGGAAGAGGAATTGTTGTTAGAGGCCAATAGATGGGAACTGTCTCATGGAGGACTTTCAGGGCGTACGGCGCAGCAGTTTGTTGATTATTTGCTCGGCAAGGCAATGTAA